Below is a window of Fibrobacter sp. UWB11 DNA.
TCGCAACTCGATACACTGGCAGCGAGAAATATAAAAGTGCTCGACGAACTGCACGCTCTTTATGGAAACGAAACTGTAATTGAAGGGGTTTATATTCCGCAAGAAATTGCGCGCTATTATTGGGATGGGCTCAGAGCAGATGCGACCGCGGCAGCACTCGCAACGCACTTTTTGATTCCGGTCACGCGAGCTGTACAAGCTAAAGGTTGGAAAGTCATGACCGCTCCGTTTTACAACCAGAATTTGGAAACGCCCGAAAAACTACAAGCATTTTTCGAATCGCTTTTTGCCACAGGTTTCAAGCCGGATATCATCGCCGTGCAAGAGGGCGTTGGGGCAAGCGATGCAGGCAAAGCTCACGCAAGCACTGCAACCGTTGGCAACTACGAGCGGGCGGTCGCCAAAGTTTGTTCGCAATACGGGATTGAATTTTGGGTTGATATGGAACTGTTCCGCACGGACGATTTACACACGCTTGCCGATAGCGCAAGACTTTCGGCGCAATTGGATACTGCACTCGCGGCGGGAGCGTCAAAGGTTATTGCTTACGACTTAGCCGTTCTCGGAAATGCAGGTTTAGATTCACTTGAAAAATGGTTCCCGCGAGACACATCGCAAGCAACTCCAATTAAAGAGCGCCGCGCACAAAGAAAGACGCAAAAGTACGGCAATCTGTACAATAAAGAAATCCGCTATTACAAGCTGAACGGTGCAAGAGTAAAGACAAGCGAATAATTTATTATTATTTTCAAATAAAAAAGGAGAATTATGAAAAAATTTATCTTATTCATCACATTTACCTTCGCCCTCTTCTTTGCGGGTTGTGCAGGATCCAGCAGCAGTAATCCTTCATACACAAACTATCGTTTCTTGACAGGTAATCTGTACCTCCATACCGAAATTCCAGTACCCACAGAAATTGATCTTAAATTCATCAACAAAAATCACGATTACAAATACGCAAAACCGATTTACACCTATGAAAGAAGCCTCTCCGCTTTTTCATTTATCAAAGACGATGTCATTACAAGAATTAGGGCAATGGCCCCAAGGTTTATGAAAGCCGATACAAACTTTCACCCTGCTGAAAACTTGAGCGATTCAGAGTATATCGACTTTTATATCAAATACGTTCTTACACATTACTACCCATCGACATCCAAAGAGGAGGCAATCTACAACAGTGAGCTCAACTACGGTTACAATTGTCATTATCCCAAGGATCCTGACATCATTCATTGCGTAGCGCTTCGCATAACGCCCCAAAGAAATTTTGTCGCCATAGAAATGACCGCTCCGACAAGATCCGAAGAGAATGTCAAAGACTGGATTGTACCCACAATCGAAAGCGTTGACGAAAAAATGGTGCAGAAATAAACCTCTATATATCGGGTCATGAATAAATTTATTTTCATCCTGTTTTTTGCAATTGGGCTTGGGACCTCTGCAGCTGACGCAATTGTCAAGGACAAAAAAGTCAAAGAGAGCAAGCCCAAATACGCCATGACCGAAATCATGGATTTTGATGGTCAGCAAGTTCTCTTAGAAGAACGTACAGACAAAAAGTTTATCCAAGATTTATATATCGACGATTACAAATTTCCACACCCTTTTGTTGCCATGGTCGGGACCGCTTTTGCGAATCACCACTCTATCGAGATTTATCCCGATGACATTTGGCTTTTGATTATGGACGGAATCCGTCTGCATGTCAAAAACAATCGCGATAAGTTTAAAGATAAATTCGTAAAAAACGAAGCAGACACAAATCTTGTCATAAACGACAATGCGCTTACTTTGCAATCGCCACCTAGCGCATGGAAAAAAAACATTGCACAAATATACGATTCACTTTACCAAAAACTCCCGGAAGATACAAGAAGTTCTTTCGACATTGACTTTTCCACATCCACTGCAATTGACAAGTTCGTTGCAAAAGCAACGCTCATGGCCATCAGCTCGGAATATTACTCTTACTCCATACACACTTTGTGCGGGATTCCTCAAATTATCATCAAAGGAAAAAAGCGAGATTGGCAAAAACTGAAAGACTCATTCGATAAACTAGCGAATATTTTTGACATGCCCTGGTGGGCTGAACAACTCGATCCGATTCTAAATGAATTTATCCAGACTTTCAACAACAAGATTAACATGAAATTTTGGAGGAAAATCTACAAATACGTCCCTGAGGATCTCGGTTGCGGAGCTACCCCGCACATCAACGGATGGATAGCAAAATTCTTCCCTTACATTGTCAATGGAGAACAGGAACACAGAACCAATTGGGACGAACAAATCCAATACAAAGACATTTCAGCCGGGAAAAACGATGTTTTCATTACATGGAAACATCTTGGCAAAGAAATTTACTTACTATTATCCACCGGATTTTGGGGCGTGACCATCGACCCGAAAACAAAGCGTTTGAGAACAATCCGCGGATACGCGCTGACGAAGGATAGGGATTAGGATTTTTTCGTTAATTTGCCGCCCGCGATGAGCACTAAAAAGGCGGCACCGCCAACGCCAACAATTTTCTTGATATCGCTCCAAAATTCGCGACGTTTTTCTTTGCACGATTCGCAAAGTTTTTCAAAGTCCTCGGCTTTATCGCAACCGCATTTTTTGCATTTATTCCACAATTTCTGAAGCATAGCCAAACTCCTTAATCGTTGAAGGTGAACGAGAAGTCTTTTTAAAATACCATTTTTTGTTAGGAATGAGAGTAACGGGAATCACAATTTTTGGGGGATGGCATCCTCACCCAAACTTTTATATATTTGACGCCTACAGCGTCCGCGGCGACGGCTCGGTAATAAAAATACGCCAGCATATTTTTGCAACGCTAGCCTTGCACGCTTATGAAGTACTGTTTTAAAGGCGAAGCCAAGGAGCAGTTTAAAATGGATTTCAAGAAATGCAGCGAAGTTTATGGATACAAATCCATTGCCGAAGTCGAAGAAGAAGAAATGGCGGAAAAGATTGCTCAACGTGATCGTGACTGGATCGATGCCATGTTTGCCAATGGCAAATTAACTGATGAAGACATCTCTAGCATTTCGGGCGTTCCGCTAGACGAAATCCAAAAGCGTAGAGCGCAACGCTAAACAGTCCATTTGAAAATGTCCACGGTGATAAAGCCGTGGATTTTTATTTAGTTCATCTATGGTAAAATTTCAACGAAATACGGAAAATGTTTAGATATTCCGAATTTGGTTGAAAAGTTTTTAAAGAAACGACTACAAATTTGAATATTTGTAGTCGTTTTGTACAGACAAATTGCGTTAGGGATAGTGACCACGGTGTGGCGAAGCAAGGCTCCGTCGCAAGAGCTGCGCGGGGGTGCCACAGGTGCGCACGGGCGTTTCTTGCGATATAGCCCGACCTTGCCCAAGGCAAGGGAACGCCCAACACAAGTCTTGCGCAAGGAGATTCCCCATCAAGTGGGGAATGACATGAAAGAAGTGCTCAGGAACAAAGCAAAACAGGCTTGTTATGCGCTCTGTTCCGCACGCGGCACGCAAAAGTTCCTAAATTTTAGCTAGTAACATTCTCTACCGGGATCGCCATCCCGATGGATTAACTCTCAACAAATGAGGAACAAACAAAAAATGGCAAGAGCATTGATTATCGGTTGTGGCGCCGTTGCCACAGTTGCTATCAAGAAGTGCTGCACCTGCAGCGAAGTTTTTAGCGAAATCTGCATCGCCAGCCGTCATCGCGAAAATTGCGAGAAGTTGGCTCAGGAACTCCGCCCGAATACGAAGACGGTCATCACGACTGCCGCCGTGGACGCTGACAAGGCCGAGAACGTCTCTGCTCTCATTAAGCAATACAAGCCGGACCTGGTGATGAATATCGCTCTCCCCTACCAGGACCTCGCCATCATGGATGCATGCCTTGAATGTGGCGTGAACTACATGGACACAGCTAACTACGAGCCGGAAAATATCGACGATCCGGAATGGCGCAAGGTCTACGACAAGCGCTGCAAGGAAAAGGGCTTTAGCGCCTACTTCGATTACAGCTGGCAGTGGGCTTACAAAGAAAAGTTTGAAAAGGCTGGTCTCACGGCATTGCTCGGTTCCGGCTTTGACCCGGGTGTTTCTCAGGCATACTGCGCCTACGCCTTGAAGCACCAGTTCGATACCATCGAAGAAATCGACATTCTCGACTGCAATGGCGGCGATCACGGTTACAAGTTCGCAACGAACTTCAACCCGGAAATCAACCTCCGCGAAGTTTCTGCTCCGGGCAGCTACTGGGACACGGACGAAAACGGCAAGGGCCACTGGGTTGAAATTCCGGCTATGAGCATCAAGCGCGAATACAACTTCGCACAGGTTGGCAAGAAGGACATGTACCTCCTCCACCACGAAGAAATTGAATCTCTCGCCCAGAACATTCCGGGCATCAAGCGCATCCGCTTCTTCATGACATTTGGTCAGAGCTACCTCGACCACATGCGTTGCCTCGAAGACGTGGGCATGCTCAGCACACAGCCGATCAAGTTCCAGGGTCAGGACATTGTTCCTATCCAGTTCCTCAAGGCTCTCCTCCCGGATCCGGCAAGCCTCGGCCCCCGCACTGTTGGCAAGACCAACATCGGTTGCATTTTCAAGGGTACTAAGGATGGCAAGCCGAAGACTTACTATCTGTACAACGTTTGCGACCACCAGGAATGCTACAAGGAACTCGGCAGCCAGGCTATCGCCTACACGACTGGCGTTCCGGCTATGTGCGGTGCCATGATGGTGCTCACGGGCAAGTGGAACAAGCCGGGTGTGCATACGGTCGAAGAGTTCGATCCGGATCCGTTCATGGAAGCCCTCACGAAGTACGGTCTCCCGTGGAACGAAGACTTTAATCCTGTATTAGTCGACTAAAAAAGTCGGTCATTAGTAGTTAGTCATTGGTTATTAGTTGTTATAAAAGCGACAAAGTCGCCTAGTATAAACTACAGACTAATGACTATTGACTAATAACTAAACTTGACACCTGATTCTTGAGACTAAACAATGAAAAAATGGCGCATTGACGATTCCCGAGATCTTTACAACGTAAAGGGTTGGGGCGTAAGTTACTTTGACATTAACGACAAGGGTCACGCGACGGTTTCGCCGATCAAGAATGGCGGTCCGAGCATCGACCTTTACGAGCTCGTGCAGGAACTTTCCTTGCGCGATGTTTCGACTCCTGTGTTGTTGCGCTTCCCGGATATTCTGGACAGCCGCATCGAAAAGATTCACGAGTGCTTCACGAAGGCAACGACTGAATACGGTTACAAGGGCGGTCATTACAGCATCTTCCCAATCAAGGTGAACCAGCAGCGCGCGGTCTTGGAAGAAGTGGTGAGTCACGGTTCCAAGTTCAACATCGGCCTTGAGGCAGGTTCCAAGCCGGAACTCCACGCGGTGCTTGCGAACATGGAAAATCCGGACGCGTTGATTATCTGCAACGGCTACAAGGACGAAGACTTTATCGAGCTTGCTCTCCTCGCACAGAAGATGGGCAAGAAGATTTTCATTGTCGTCGAAAAGATGAACGAGCTTCACTTGGTTGTTGACTTGTCTCGTCGAATCGGCGTGCGCCCGAACATCGGTATTCGTATCAAGCTTGCAAGCTCTGGCAGCGGCAAGTGGGAAGAATCCGGCGGATACCACAGCAAGTTCGGTCTGAACAGTTCTGAACTTTTGGAAGCTCTCGACTACATCAAGGAAGAGAAGATGGAAGACTGCATGAAGCTCATCCACTTCCACTTGGGTAGCCAGATTACGAACATTCGCCATATCAAGAATGGACTCCGCGAAGTGTCGCAGTTCTACGTCCAAATTAGAAAGATGGGCATGGGCCTTGAATTCGTGGACGTGGGCGGCGGCCTCGGTGTCGATTACGACGGTACGCGTAGTTCTAACGCAAGTTCCGTGAACTATTCCATCCAGGAATACGCAAACGACGTTGTGTACGCGATGTTCGAAGCATGCGAAAATGCCGATGTACCTCACCCGAATATCATTGCGGAATCGGGCCGTGCTCTTTCGGCACACCATTCCATCTTGGTGTTCAACGTGCTTGAAACGGCTGGCCAGGCATTCTTTGACGAAAGCGTTCACGAAATTAGCGATGACGCTCCGGAAGCACTGAAGGACTTGTACGGCATTTACAAGAGCCTTTCTCCGAAGAACTTGCTCGAAAGCTGGCACGATGCCATGCAGATTAACGACGACACCTTGAGCGGTTTCAAGATGGGCGACGTGGATTTGCAGACGCGCGCTATGAGCGAACGTTTGTTCTGGAGCATAGCCCGCAAGGTGGACTTGCTCGCACGCGACTTGCGCCATCCGCCTTATGAATTGAGCGAACTCCCGCGCTTGCTCGCCGAAAAGTACTTCTGCAACTTCAGCCTTTTCCAGAGCCTCCCGGACAGCTGGGGCGTGGATCAGGTGTTCCCGATTATGCCGATCCAGCGTTTGGACGAAGAGCCGACGATTGAGACGACGATTCAGGACGTGACTTGCGATAGCGACGGCAAGATTGACATGTTCGTTCGCGGCGGCGAAGTGGCACGCACCATTCCGCTCCACCCGATCAAGAAGGACGAACCGTACTTTATCGCGGTTTACCTCGTCGGTGCCTACCAAGAAATTCTCGGTGACCTCCACAACCTCTTTGGCGATACGAACGCGGTGCACATTGTCTGCAACGACAAGGGCGGCTACGATATTGACAAGGTGATTGACGGTGAATCCGTGGAAGACGTGCTCGACTACGTGAACTTCAGCGACAAGGCTCTTGTCCGCAACATGGAAAACTGGGTCACGCGCTCTGTGAAGGAAGGAAAGATTACGCTTCAGGAAGGCAAGGAATTCTTGAACATCTATCGTTCCGGACTTTACGGGTACACGTATCTGGAATAAAGTTACTAGATACTCGTTAATAGTTACTAGTAGATTCGCGGAAGTCAATGGAACGGAACAACTACAAGATTGCGGTTTTGCTAGCCACTTACAATGGCGGCAAGTACATCTGGGAACAGCTTGAATCGCTGTTCCAGCAATCTTGTAAACAGTTCCATTTGTATGTTCGTGATGACGGCTCCTCGGACGATACAATGAAAATCGTCGAGCAATTTCACGGAATGTTTCCAGACAGAGTTACGATTTTAAAAGACTCGCAAAAGCACAGAGGCGCGGCGAAGTCTTTTATGTATTTGCTCGAAAATGTGGATTCCGAGTATTACATGTTCTGCGACCAGGACGATATTTGGTTGCCGGAGAAAATCGAAAAGACTTTTGCTCGGATGAAGGAAATCGAGAAGGCTGTTGCCGAAGCCCCGAAAGTTGTTATGGATGGAACTGCCGCGAAAAACGTGCCGATTCTCGTAGCGACGGATTTGGGCATTGTCGACGAACAACTTAATTTACTTTCGGAATCGTTCAACAAAGATTTGAAAATTGACGTTTTCCGCAAGCACCCAGAATTAATTTGTGTGCGCCACGTGGTCACCGGTTGCACGATGATGTTCAACCGCGCCGCAAAATTGGCAGCACTCCCTATGTCTCCTCGCGCTACCATGCACGACGAATGGGTCGCCCTTTGCGTCCACTTCAAAGGCGGAGTCATTTCGATTCTCGACGACTCGACGATTCTTTACCGTCAGCACACCAGCAATACGCTTGGCGCAGAACAGGCCCGCAAAGGCTTTTTCACACGCGCCATCGCCCGCGCAGGGCAAAAACAGTTCTTCCAAGTCGCAAAATTGCTCCACAAGGATTTCGGATTATCGTACTTAAAGTTCTTGATGTACAAAATTTTGTATAGTTGGTTCTAGGTATGAGAAGAAGCATTTGCATGGCGACCTACAATGGCGCCAAATACATCAAGGAACAGCTGGACAGCATTATTCCGCAACTTAGAGAAGATGACGAGCTCATCGTTTCTGATGATGCCTCGAAAGACGATACATTGAAAATCGTCCAGAGCTACAACGATCCGCGAATCAAGAT
It encodes the following:
- the speA gene encoding biosynthetic arginine decarboxylase, whose protein sequence is MKKWRIDDSRDLYNVKGWGVSYFDINDKGHATVSPIKNGGPSIDLYELVQELSLRDVSTPVLLRFPDILDSRIEKIHECFTKATTEYGYKGGHYSIFPIKVNQQRAVLEEVVSHGSKFNIGLEAGSKPELHAVLANMENPDALIICNGYKDEDFIELALLAQKMGKKIFIVVEKMNELHLVVDLSRRIGVRPNIGIRIKLASSGSGKWEESGGYHSKFGLNSSELLEALDYIKEEKMEDCMKLIHFHLGSQITNIRHIKNGLREVSQFYVQIRKMGMGLEFVDVGGGLGVDYDGTRSSNASSVNYSIQEYANDVVYAMFEACENADVPHPNIIAESGRALSAHHSILVFNVLETAGQAFFDESVHEISDDAPEALKDLYGIYKSLSPKNLLESWHDAMQINDDTLSGFKMGDVDLQTRAMSERLFWSIARKVDLLARDLRHPPYELSELPRLLAEKYFCNFSLFQSLPDSWGVDQVFPIMPIQRLDEEPTIETTIQDVTCDSDGKIDMFVRGGEVARTIPLHPIKKDEPYFIAVYLVGAYQEILGDLHNLFGDTNAVHIVCNDKGGYDIDKVIDGESVEDVLDYVNFSDKALVRNMENWVTRSVKEGKITLQEGKEFLNIYRSGLYGYTYLE
- a CDS encoding saccharopine dehydrogenase family protein yields the protein MARALIIGCGAVATVAIKKCCTCSEVFSEICIASRHRENCEKLAQELRPNTKTVITTAAVDADKAENVSALIKQYKPDLVMNIALPYQDLAIMDACLECGVNYMDTANYEPENIDDPEWRKVYDKRCKEKGFSAYFDYSWQWAYKEKFEKAGLTALLGSGFDPGVSQAYCAYALKHQFDTIEEIDILDCNGGDHGYKFATNFNPEINLREVSAPGSYWDTDENGKGHWVEIPAMSIKREYNFAQVGKKDMYLLHHEEIESLAQNIPGIKRIRFFMTFGQSYLDHMRCLEDVGMLSTQPIKFQGQDIVPIQFLKALLPDPASLGPRTVGKTNIGCIFKGTKDGKPKTYYLYNVCDHQECYKELGSQAIAYTTGVPAMCGAMMVLTGKWNKPGVHTVEEFDPDPFMEALTKYGLPWNEDFNPVLVD
- a CDS encoding glycosyltransferase family 2 protein encodes the protein MERNNYKIAVLLATYNGGKYIWEQLESLFQQSCKQFHLYVRDDGSSDDTMKIVEQFHGMFPDRVTILKDSQKHRGAAKSFMYLLENVDSEYYMFCDQDDIWLPEKIEKTFARMKEIEKAVAEAPKVVMDGTAAKNVPILVATDLGIVDEQLNLLSESFNKDLKIDVFRKHPELICVRHVVTGCTMMFNRAAKLAALPMSPRATMHDEWVALCVHFKGGVISILDDSTILYRQHTSNTLGAEQARKGFFTRAIARAGQKQFFQVAKLLHKDFGLSYLKFLMYKILYSWF
- a CDS encoding DUF4419 domain-containing protein codes for the protein MNKFIFILFFAIGLGTSAADAIVKDKKVKESKPKYAMTEIMDFDGQQVLLEERTDKKFIQDLYIDDYKFPHPFVAMVGTAFANHHSIEIYPDDIWLLIMDGIRLHVKNNRDKFKDKFVKNEADTNLVINDNALTLQSPPSAWKKNIAQIYDSLYQKLPEDTRSSFDIDFSTSTAIDKFVAKATLMAISSEYYSYSIHTLCGIPQIIIKGKKRDWQKLKDSFDKLANIFDMPWWAEQLDPILNEFIQTFNNKINMKFWRKIYKYVPEDLGCGATPHINGWIAKFFPYIVNGEQEHRTNWDEQIQYKDISAGKNDVFITWKHLGKEIYLLLSTGFWGVTIDPKTKRLRTIRGYALTKDRD
- a CDS encoding DUF4434 domain-containing protein, which gives rise to MHVTQFLPRCFSFALALGGFGVCAAANLDGVFDAGWTTAYQSADSLTHMHQRLHELGMEQVVLQYAAVEKTHLYYPSQLDFLQNTQYKNNQLFPKSIDAAKAAGNKIWLGLYYDGENWYIPPTISQLDTLAARNIKVLDELHALYGNETVIEGVYIPQEIARYYWDGLRADATAAALATHFLIPVTRAVQAKGWKVMTAPFYNQNLETPEKLQAFFESLFATGFKPDIIAVQEGVGASDAGKAHASTATVGNYERAVAKVCSQYGIEFWVDMELFRTDDLHTLADSARLSAQLDTALAAGASKVIAYDLAVLGNAGLDSLEKWFPRDTSQATPIKERRAQRKTQKYGNLYNKEIRYYKLNGARVKTSE